One window of the Clostridium sp. MB40-C1 genome contains the following:
- a CDS encoding dicarboxylate/amino acid:cation symporter — translation MKKLGLIPKIILAIVLGTLIGSYTPEPFIRIFRTFSSIFGEFLGFVIPLLILGFIVAGIAELGEGAGKLLGVTVGLAYLFTLVSGFSALFVGRALLPSIVSHAGKVEEARKALKPFFEVKMPPIMDVMSALIFAFILGLGIAKIQNKTLKDMAVGFQQIITKLIENVVIPLLPLHILGIFANLAYTGEVRNVISVFWKVFIIIIAMHWIIMLIQFTVGGSISGKNPLKSLKIQLKGYLTALGTQSSAATIPVNIQCAEEIGTTKGVRDFVIPLCATVHLSGSTITLTTCAMAVMMLNGMPISMSSMAGFICMLGVTMVAAPGVPGGAVMAALGILKSILGFNEAALGLMIALYIAQDSFGTACNVSGDQAVAMVVDAIQKKWNKKQVK, via the coding sequence ATGAAAAAATTAGGTTTAATTCCCAAAATCATATTAGCTATCGTTTTGGGTACTCTTATCGGTAGCTATACTCCTGAACCTTTTATACGTATCTTTAGGACTTTTAGCTCCATATTTGGAGAATTCCTTGGCTTCGTAATACCTCTATTAATCTTAGGATTTATAGTTGCTGGTATTGCCGAACTAGGAGAAGGTGCTGGTAAGTTATTAGGAGTTACTGTAGGTTTAGCTTACTTATTTACATTAGTTTCAGGTTTTTCAGCTTTATTCGTTGGAAGAGCATTATTACCCTCTATAGTTTCTCATGCTGGAAAGGTAGAAGAAGCTAGAAAAGCTTTAAAGCCTTTCTTTGAAGTTAAGATGCCACCAATTATGGATGTTATGTCTGCACTTATATTTGCTTTCATTTTAGGATTAGGTATAGCTAAGATACAAAATAAGACACTTAAAGATATGGCTGTAGGATTTCAACAAATAATAACAAAACTTATTGAAAATGTTGTTATCCCATTACTTCCACTTCACATATTAGGTATTTTTGCTAACTTAGCTTATACTGGTGAAGTAAGAAATGTTATTTCAGTATTCTGGAAAGTTTTCATAATAATTATTGCTATGCATTGGATAATTATGCTTATACAATTTACAGTAGGAGGATCTATCTCAGGTAAGAATCCTTTAAAATCTTTAAAAATACAACTTAAAGGTTACCTTACTGCTTTAGGAACTCAATCTTCTGCCGCAACTATACCAGTTAACATACAATGTGCAGAAGAAATCGGAACTACAAAAGGTGTAAGAGATTTCGTTATTCCTTTATGTGCAACTGTTCACTTATCTGGAAGTACAATAACTTTAACAACTTGTGCAATGGCAGTTATGATGTTAAATGGTATGCCTATAAGCATGAGCTCTATGGCTGGATTTATATGTATGCTAGGCGTAACTATGGTTGCCGCTCCTGGAGTACCTGGAGGTGCAGTAATGGCAGCTCTTGGAATACTTAAATCAATATTAGGATTCAATGAGGCAGCCCTTGGACTAATGATAGCACTATATATAGCTCAAGATAGTTTTGGAACAGCTTGTAACGTATCAGGTGACCAAGCGGTTGCTATGGTAGTTGATGCAATTCAAAAAAAATGGAACAAAAAGCAGGTAAAGTAA
- a CDS encoding Ger(x)C family spore germination protein → MKANKKIVLLLLMCCLMSGCWDKVEIDRKSFISTIAIDTGKDIDKEKEFKKIKPNEQIQEEGFKKLNITYGFPDISELGPEKGGTAKEDFVTVDAYSMQDALGEITARTSRSIHFGHTKLLILSEEMLYHPETFKEVLDYLERKPSINKTMKVIVAKGKAEDYVKYKPVMEKNIETYITGLMENSNRNASILPVTLNELLSLLHQNENAIIPSIYYDKAKDEVNLSGVAMIKKFKLNGYLDEIETAGLELLRGKLKGGKFTIVNEGHPVDFEISDIDRKITLVDKDVKKLKFKVDIKLEGTLEGYTIQEEAFSDSKIKEFEKNFNDSIESQCEKVARITQEEFSMDPIGFREYIEKFHPYLYKEVKDKWDEIYKNANIDVEVDTRIRRIGVTK, encoded by the coding sequence ATGAAAGCTAATAAGAAAATAGTGCTTTTACTATTAATGTGTTGTTTAATGAGTGGTTGCTGGGATAAGGTTGAAATAGACAGAAAAAGTTTTATATCTACTATTGCAATAGATACAGGGAAGGATATTGATAAAGAAAAAGAATTTAAAAAGATTAAACCTAATGAACAAATTCAAGAAGAAGGATTTAAAAAATTAAATATAACTTATGGTTTTCCAGATATAAGCGAACTCGGACCAGAAAAAGGGGGAACTGCAAAAGAAGACTTTGTGACTGTAGATGCTTATTCAATGCAGGATGCATTGGGAGAAATAACTGCTAGAACAAGTAGAAGTATCCATTTTGGACATACAAAACTTTTAATATTAAGTGAAGAAATGTTGTACCATCCTGAAACTTTTAAAGAAGTACTTGATTATTTGGAAAGAAAGCCTTCCATTAATAAAACGATGAAAGTAATAGTGGCAAAAGGTAAAGCTGAGGATTATGTAAAATATAAACCTGTAATGGAGAAAAATATAGAAACTTACATAACAGGACTTATGGAAAATAGCAATAGAAATGCTAGTATTCTTCCGGTTACTTTGAATGAATTATTGAGTTTACTTCACCAAAATGAGAATGCCATAATACCTAGTATTTATTATGATAAAGCTAAAGATGAAGTGAATTTATCAGGAGTAGCAATGATAAAAAAATTTAAGTTAAATGGATATTTAGATGAAATAGAAACTGCTGGATTAGAATTATTAAGAGGAAAATTAAAAGGTGGAAAGTTTACTATAGTTAATGAAGGGCATCCAGTGGATTTTGAAATAAGTGATATTGACAGGAAAATAACATTGGTGGATAAGGATGTAAAAAAATTAAAATTCAAAGTTGATATAAAATTAGAAGGTACATTAGAAGGATATACAATACAAGAAGAAGCTTTCTCAGATAGCAAAATAAAAGAATTTGAAAAGAATTTTAATGATTCTATTGAGAGCCAATGTGAAAAAGTGGCTAGAATAACTCAAGAAGAATTTTCTATGGACCCAATAGGATTTAGGGAATATATTGAAAAGTTTCATCCATATTTGTACAAAGAAGTAAAAGATAAATGGGATGAAATATATAAAAATGCTAATATAGATGTAGAGGTTGATACTAGAATAAGAAGAATTGGTGTTACTAAATAA
- a CDS encoding endospore germination permease, which yields MDNRRIVSNYDLFVSIVVTVVGTSIFSYPAELSKVIGTDGWIVILLTSVLVVILLYLLNKALKANNYNRLLDVLYDNFGNLFGKVIAIIFVCASIISISLQMRIFVEVTKMYLLEKTPTEFILLLMILTGTFLIRGELESVIRFNEIAFWLMFIPILLVIPFVLNGGDYTNILPVFNHEPLQYIKACKLGLFGFLGFGISYMLFPYVKDKKSIYKITFRSITFITIFYIIINMASLVMFSKEYNSELLWPSISMISVVDIPGTFIERWEGLAMIFWLIFYFTTYVNLYYFSSEIIRDVFHLEDVKISLMFIVPLIYIIALYPENVAEVYMIQKKIFPYIDIFIVGVIPILLLIIAFFKTRRVKNES from the coding sequence ATGGATAATAGAAGGATTGTAAGCAATTATGATCTATTTGTTAGTATAGTAGTTACAGTTGTAGGAACATCTATTTTTTCATACCCTGCAGAGTTAAGTAAAGTTATAGGTACCGATGGTTGGATTGTAATTTTATTAACCTCGGTTTTGGTAGTAATTCTTCTTTATTTATTAAATAAGGCTTTAAAAGCAAATAACTATAATAGATTGTTAGATGTGTTATATGATAATTTTGGTAACTTGTTTGGAAAGGTTATAGCTATCATATTTGTTTGTGCTTCAATTATATCAATTTCACTTCAGATGAGGATATTTGTTGAGGTTACAAAGATGTATCTTCTAGAAAAAACTCCAACAGAATTTATATTATTGCTTATGATATTAACTGGAACATTTTTAATAAGAGGAGAGTTGGAAAGTGTTATAAGATTCAATGAAATAGCATTTTGGCTTATGTTTATACCAATTTTATTAGTGATTCCTTTTGTATTAAATGGTGGAGATTATACTAACATACTACCTGTATTTAATCATGAGCCTTTACAATATATAAAAGCTTGTAAATTGGGCTTGTTTGGATTTTTAGGGTTTGGAATAAGTTATATGTTGTTTCCTTATGTTAAAGATAAAAAAAGTATATATAAAATTACTTTTAGAAGTATAACTTTTATTACTATATTTTACATAATTATAAATATGGCTTCATTAGTTATGTTCTCTAAAGAATATAATTCTGAATTATTGTGGCCATCCATTTCTATGATTTCTGTGGTGGATATACCTGGTACATTTATTGAAAGATGGGAAGGATTAGCTATGATATTTTGGCTTATATTTTATTTCACTACCTATGTTAATCTTTACTATTTTAGTAGCGAGATAATAAGAGATGTTTTTCATTTAGAAGATGTGAAGATATCCTTAATGTTCATTGTACCTCTTATTTATATAATTGCATTGTATCCTGAGAATGTAGCTGAGGTTTATATGATTCAGAAAAAGATTTTTCCGTATATAGATATTTTTATAGTAGGAGTCATTCCAATATTGTTGCTGATTATAGCTTTTTTTAAGACAAGGAGAGTTAAAAATGAAAGCTAA
- a CDS encoding spore germination protein — MEEWIKENISLKVEEDIGYIKELLQNNSDVVYREFYICNWKAAFIYIDGMADKVLLDDFVLEPLMEGNRKIEKIEDIKDKILAVSDIREVNKLSEGINAMLSGDTLMLINGLGAAYVIASRSWPVRGVGEPSGETVIRGAREGFTETIRFNTVLVRRRIRDTRLKVIPKSIGKRSKTDTAMMYIDDIVNQDVLNELNTRLDRIDIDAILDSGYVEQMIEDNRLSPFPQIQSTERPDVVAAALYEGRIAMLVDNSPFAIIVPATLPNLLQSPDDYYQRWLNSSIVRCTRFIAILLAVLLPGLYVAITSFHTSIIPTELAYSIAGSREGVPFPAYIEALIMEISLALLLEAIVRLPKPVGATIGIVGGLIIGQAAVSAGIVSPIMIIIVGITAITEFITPNYSLSFALRIVRFMTIIASAIMGLYGIMIVVLLLLIHLIRLKSFGIPYLAPVVNPNIKDFKDMYVRLPFMFFKERPKYMKTKDKIRQK; from the coding sequence TTGGAGGAATGGATAAAAGAGAATATATCGCTTAAGGTTGAGGAAGATATAGGCTATATTAAAGAATTACTTCAAAACAATTCAGACGTAGTCTATAGGGAATTTTATATATGTAATTGGAAAGCTGCATTTATATATATAGATGGTATGGCAGATAAGGTTTTGTTAGATGATTTTGTCTTAGAACCTTTAATGGAAGGAAATAGGAAGATAGAAAAGATTGAAGATATAAAAGATAAAATTTTAGCTGTATCAGATATAAGAGAAGTTAATAAACTTTCAGAAGGTATAAATGCTATGCTCTCAGGAGATACCCTTATGTTAATTAATGGGTTAGGCGCGGCTTATGTTATAGCTAGCAGGTCTTGGCCAGTAAGAGGTGTTGGCGAACCATCAGGGGAAACTGTTATAAGAGGAGCAAGAGAAGGATTTACAGAAACTATAAGATTTAATACTGTTCTTGTAAGAAGAAGAATAAGGGATACGAGACTTAAAGTAATTCCTAAATCTATTGGAAAACGATCAAAAACAGATACAGCAATGATGTATATAGATGATATTGTAAATCAAGATGTACTTAATGAATTAAATACTAGATTAGATAGGATAGATATAGATGCTATATTAGATAGTGGGTATGTAGAACAAATGATAGAAGATAATAGACTGTCCCCTTTTCCGCAAATTCAAAGTACAGAGAGACCTGATGTTGTAGCCGCGGCACTATATGAAGGTAGAATCGCTATGCTTGTAGATAATTCTCCTTTTGCTATTATAGTACCTGCTACATTACCTAATTTGCTTCAGTCTCCAGATGATTATTATCAAAGATGGCTAAATTCTTCTATTGTTAGATGTACAAGATTTATTGCAATTTTACTAGCGGTTTTACTTCCAGGGTTGTATGTTGCAATAACATCTTTTCATACATCTATTATTCCTACTGAACTTGCATATTCTATAGCAGGATCAAGAGAAGGAGTGCCTTTCCCAGCTTATATAGAGGCATTAATTATGGAGATAAGTTTAGCGTTACTATTAGAGGCTATTGTGCGCCTTCCTAAGCCTGTAGGGGCAACTATAGGGATTGTAGGTGGACTTATTATAGGGCAGGCTGCTGTTAGTGCAGGGATAGTAAGTCCTATTATGATTATAATAGTTGGAATTACAGCTATTACAGAATTTATTACACCTAACTATTCATTATCTTTTGCATTGAGAATAGTAAGGTTTATGACGATCATTGCTTCTGCAATTATGGGCCTTTATGGGATAATGATTGTAGTATTATTACTTCTAATACATTTAATTAGATTGAAAAGTTTTGGTATACCGTATTTAGCTCCTGTTGTTAATCCTAATATTAAAGACTTTAAAGATATGTATGTAAGATTGCCATTTATGTTTTTTAAAGAAAGACCTAAATATATGAAGACTAAGGATAAAATAAGACAAAAATAG
- a CDS encoding CLC_0170 family protein — protein sequence MKILDLFGKYFLALILIQGSILIFFDARNFKKGNLNGLYKKARGIGIGWIVIAILLFSIKMII from the coding sequence ATGAAAATTTTAGATTTATTTGGAAAATACTTTTTAGCTTTAATACTTATACAAGGATCTATACTAATTTTTTTCGATGCGCGGAATTTTAAAAAGGGAAATTTAAATGGCTTATATAAGAAAGCTAGAGGTATAGGTATAGGGTGGATTGTAATAGCTATTTTATTATTTTCAATTAAAATGATTATTTAA
- the ispE gene encoding 4-(cytidine 5'-diphospho)-2-C-methyl-D-erythritol kinase produces MLVKAYAKVNISLDVVGKREDGYHLLEMIMQNIELYDYLEFEKIRKGIKIECNKPYVPKDERNLAYKAAKLFIDTYDIKEGINIKINKNIPVSAGLAGGSSDAAAVLSAMNEIYGKKVSVKELCSLGLEIGADVPYCIIGGTALCEGIGERVSSLNSFKGHILVLVKPNFGVSTKEVYKNLDINKIYKHPNTETLIKAIERNDIKYVSENMKNVLENVTLKKHTVLRDIKEKMIKMGAMGSMMSGSGPAIFGFFEDMLKAQKCYEHFKEKYNEVFITRTI; encoded by the coding sequence ATGTTAGTTAAAGCATATGCTAAGGTAAACATATCTTTAGACGTAGTAGGTAAAAGGGAAGATGGATATCACTTATTAGAAATGATAATGCAAAATATAGAACTATATGACTATTTGGAGTTTGAAAAGATTAGAAAAGGTATAAAAATAGAATGTAATAAGCCTTATGTTCCGAAAGATGAGAGAAATTTGGCATATAAAGCAGCTAAACTCTTTATTGATACTTATGATATAAAAGAGGGGATAAATATAAAAATAAATAAAAATATTCCTGTTTCAGCTGGGCTTGCAGGTGGAAGCTCTGATGCGGCGGCAGTTTTAAGTGCTATGAATGAGATTTATGGAAAGAAAGTTTCTGTTAAAGAATTATGTTCTTTAGGGCTTGAAATAGGAGCAGACGTTCCATATTGTATCATAGGGGGAACTGCTTTGTGTGAAGGTATAGGAGAAAGAGTGAGTTCTTTAAACTCTTTTAAAGGGCATATATTGGTCTTAGTTAAACCTAATTTTGGTGTTTCCACTAAAGAGGTTTATAAAAATTTAGATATAAATAAGATATATAAACATCCAAATACTGAAACGTTGATTAAGGCTATAGAAAGAAATGATATTAAATATGTAAGTGAAAATATGAAGAATGTACTTGAAAATGTTACATTAAAAAAACATACAGTATTGAGAGATATTAAGGAAAAAATGATTAAAATGGGAGCTATGGGATCAATGATGAGTGGGAGTGGTCCAGCTATATTTGGATTTTTTGAAGATATGTTAAAAGCTCAAAAGTGTTATGAACATTTTAAAGAAAAATATAATGAGGTTTTTATTACTAGAACAATTTAA
- a CDS encoding SPOCS domain-containing protein — translation MSMELIKENIEYEQLLQEKTVDTVVKEEYVIPDVQPDVRKILMLDAKPIIINKQVMQNKVYVEGQIKCNVLYMANVEDTNEVYNVIYTKDFSNYIEVYGAQPDMNCTVECYVEHIECIIVNERKIAIEGILQLKSSIYKKYDFQVVKDIDYMEDIQLLKNPSSVDKVIGVVQGELIGKAHMQVPMDKPEIGKVLKCDVIPHKKDVRLLEGKVQIEAFAHISLLYKVSGSRELCRLEDDVFINNELELEGVDYFMNSSSEFNVEAIEYDIKEDDLGEKRIVDIETLVRSETKVMYKAELDMIEDAYSPTKVLEMDKKNYELNIMLGQNTSEAIIKENIEIEDDTIRPVEIIMPSGKVCITDKRIVEDKVVVEGLLNVDILYKTDNEDRYVSTVKEDIPFTCSIEIPGAKIDMMCTAQVYLESLEASIEANTIAVKAIVSAYCKVNYTAHKEFLIGIVPVEDTIIKKKASITIYVVQEGDTLWKIAKKYYTTIDDLVKINDIENPDNISVGQKLIIPGRTVI, via the coding sequence ATGTCTATGGAGTTGATTAAAGAAAACATAGAATACGAACAGCTTCTTCAGGAAAAGACAGTGGATACTGTAGTTAAAGAAGAGTATGTAATACCTGATGTTCAGCCGGATGTAAGAAAAATACTTATGCTAGATGCAAAGCCCATTATAATCAATAAGCAAGTTATGCAAAATAAGGTATATGTAGAAGGGCAGATAAAATGTAATGTGTTATACATGGCCAATGTAGAAGATACAAATGAAGTATATAATGTAATATATACAAAGGATTTCTCTAATTATATAGAAGTTTATGGTGCTCAGCCAGACATGAACTGTACAGTAGAGTGTTATGTTGAACATATAGAATGTATTATAGTTAATGAGAGAAAAATAGCTATAGAAGGAATACTTCAATTAAAATCATCTATATATAAAAAGTATGATTTTCAGGTAGTTAAGGATATTGATTATATGGAGGATATTCAACTTCTTAAAAATCCTTCTTCGGTTGATAAAGTTATTGGGGTAGTTCAAGGCGAATTAATAGGAAAAGCTCATATGCAAGTACCTATGGATAAACCTGAGATAGGGAAAGTTTTAAAGTGTGATGTTATTCCTCATAAGAAGGATGTAAGATTATTAGAAGGAAAGGTTCAAATAGAAGCTTTTGCGCATATATCTCTTCTTTATAAGGTTTCAGGAAGTAGAGAACTATGTCGTTTAGAAGATGATGTATTTATAAACAATGAACTTGAACTTGAAGGCGTAGATTATTTTATGAATAGTTCCTCAGAGTTTAATGTTGAGGCTATAGAGTATGATATTAAAGAAGATGATTTAGGAGAAAAGCGTATAGTAGATATAGAAACTTTAGTTAGAAGCGAAACTAAAGTAATGTATAAGGCAGAGTTGGACATGATAGAGGATGCATATTCTCCTACAAAAGTTCTTGAGATGGATAAGAAAAATTATGAGTTAAACATAATGTTAGGGCAGAATACAAGCGAGGCTATAATTAAAGAAAATATAGAAATAGAAGATGATACTATAAGACCTGTAGAAATTATTATGCCATCAGGGAAAGTGTGCATTACAGATAAAAGAATTGTGGAGGATAAAGTAGTTGTTGAGGGTTTATTGAATGTGGACATATTATATAAAACGGACAATGAAGATAGATATGTTTCTACGGTGAAAGAAGATATACCATTTACATGCTCTATAGAAATACCGGGAGCTAAAATTGATATGATGTGTACTGCTCAAGTGTATTTAGAAAGTCTGGAAGCTTCTATTGAAGCTAATACCATTGCAGTAAAAGCTATAGTTAGTGCTTATTGTAAAGTAAATTATACGGCTCATAAAGAATTTTTAATAGGAATAGTTCCTGTTGAGGATACTATTATAAAGAAGAAAGCTAGTATTACTATATATGTAGTTCAAGAAGGCGATACTTTATGGAAAATAGCTAAAAAGTACTATACTACAATAGATGACTTAGTTAAAATTAACGATATAGAAAATCCAGACAACATTAGTGTAGGACAGAAATTAATTATTCCAGGAAGAACGGTTATATAA
- a CDS encoding Veg family protein, whose translation MQRINVLAAIKNEIDDHVGEKVTLRANNGRRKIIVSNGVLEETYPSIFVVRLEDDAQRKVTYSYSDVLTKTVQIDFAG comes from the coding sequence ATGCAAAGAATCAATGTTTTAGCGGCTATCAAAAATGAGATTGATGATCATGTTGGAGAAAAGGTTACGCTAAGAGCTAACAACGGAAGAAGGAAGATAATTGTAAGTAATGGTGTGCTAGAAGAAACATATCCTAGTATTTTCGTTGTTAGATTAGAAGACGACGCCCAAAGGAAGGTCACATATAGTTATTCGGATGTTTTGACAAAAACAGTTCAAATAGACTTCGCAGGTTAA